In a genomic window of Nitrospira sp. ND1:
- a CDS encoding PilN domain-containing protein, with the protein MSLDNLVSAIRDVAVRVGQPAARHGAFAINMSSRYRWYLAPARLVIMLLAGAIGLAMLWDISQAWLVWQDVESMESALNQVQDRDRDLLKEAQQEGLDLSEAALQVLPKEIEFANHLIEKRSFSWTRFLTELERAIPQRIAVNSIRLDPANATIMLTGSARALEDVTTLTVTFQDHPQFKEPVLGQHRVMASGLVEFDLSLRYRNRNP; encoded by the coding sequence ATGTCGTTGGACAACCTCGTGTCGGCGATTCGGGATGTCGCGGTGCGTGTCGGGCAACCAGCTGCTCGGCACGGCGCATTCGCGATCAATATGAGCAGCCGGTATCGGTGGTACCTGGCTCCAGCCAGGCTGGTGATCATGTTACTGGCGGGGGCGATCGGCCTGGCGATGCTGTGGGATATTTCGCAGGCCTGGTTGGTTTGGCAAGATGTCGAATCCATGGAGTCAGCTCTGAACCAGGTGCAGGACCGGGACCGGGACCTGTTGAAAGAGGCGCAGCAGGAAGGCCTGGATCTGTCGGAGGCCGCCTTGCAAGTCCTGCCCAAGGAGATAGAGTTTGCCAATCACCTGATCGAGAAGCGCAGCTTTTCCTGGACCCGGTTTCTGACGGAACTGGAGCGGGCGATTCCTCAGCGCATCGCGGTTAACAGCATTCGGCTCGATCCTGCCAATGCCACGATCATGCTTACCGGTTCCGCCCGGGCATTGGAAGATGTGACGACATTGACGGTGACGTTTCAGGATCATCCCCAATTCAAGGAACCTGTACTCGGGCAACACCGGGTCATGGCGAGCGGATTGGTCGAGTTTGATCTCTCGTTGCGCTATCGGAATCGCAACCCATGA
- a CDS encoding GspE/PulE family protein — translation MLMQRHLTRPSLADVMVREGILPRRTVDQVVARLGGSTTAFGQTLVEEGTISEAQLAQALAAQYGLPYDPLTGFRVDSEFYHTISVKLMRRHPFVPVKDEAGALTIAISDPQNLLALDELEILLNRPLHYVVSSRSAIQSALERSEGSSQALRELEAEYRSVLVKEDERGEEVLTVDHFGEDQSPVVKLLDTIMLSAMQRRASDIHIEATDRATTVKFRVDGILVSAMDPLDVKLHPPLVSRLKVMSDLDIAERRVPQDGSFRMRLDRKTVDFRVSILPSVFGESVVIRILDREAITTGVSTLRLDRLGFNPEDLKRFRRAITRPYGMVLVTGPTGSGKTTTLYAAISEMNIQEDKLITIEDPVEYQLPGVVQIPVNEKKGLTFARGLRSILRHDPDKIMVGEIRDAETAQIAIQSALTGHLVLTTVHANNVFDVIGRFASMGIDSYNFLAALTCVLAQRLIRVICPDCRHQVVLDQALAEESGLDYDEFKSAPFYEGKGCSECHDTGYRGRKCITEFLDLTDEIKEMILADRALSEIRYRAVTDGMITLRQSAVKKVLAGETTLREINRVTFSEER, via the coding sequence ATGCTGATGCAACGCCATCTCACTCGCCCGTCGCTCGCCGATGTGATGGTGCGCGAGGGCATTTTGCCGAGACGGACTGTGGACCAGGTTGTTGCCCGTTTGGGAGGCAGCACCACCGCCTTCGGGCAGACGCTCGTCGAAGAGGGGACCATTTCCGAGGCGCAATTGGCGCAGGCATTAGCAGCCCAGTATGGATTGCCCTATGACCCGCTCACCGGGTTCCGCGTGGACTCCGAGTTTTATCACACGATCTCCGTCAAGTTGATGCGGCGACATCCTTTCGTGCCGGTGAAGGACGAGGCCGGCGCATTGACGATTGCGATTTCCGACCCGCAGAACCTGCTGGCGCTGGATGAATTGGAGATTCTGCTCAATCGTCCGCTCCACTATGTGGTGAGCTCGCGAAGCGCCATCCAATCGGCATTGGAACGGAGCGAAGGGTCTAGTCAGGCGCTACGTGAATTAGAGGCGGAGTACCGCTCGGTCCTGGTGAAAGAGGACGAGCGGGGCGAAGAGGTCTTGACCGTCGATCACTTCGGCGAAGACCAAAGCCCGGTGGTCAAACTCCTCGACACGATCATGTTGAGCGCCATGCAGCGACGGGCCAGCGATATTCACATTGAAGCGACGGATCGAGCCACCACGGTGAAGTTTCGCGTAGACGGCATTCTGGTTTCGGCGATGGATCCGCTCGACGTGAAGCTGCATCCACCGTTAGTGTCCCGCCTCAAGGTCATGTCCGACCTCGATATCGCCGAACGGCGCGTCCCGCAGGACGGCAGTTTTCGCATGCGGCTCGACCGGAAGACGGTCGATTTCCGGGTGTCGATTTTGCCGAGCGTGTTCGGGGAATCCGTGGTCATCCGAATTCTGGACCGCGAGGCGATTACCACGGGCGTATCGACGCTGCGACTGGATCGTCTCGGTTTCAACCCGGAGGACCTCAAGCGGTTCCGTCGCGCCATTACGAGACCCTACGGGATGGTGCTCGTGACCGGTCCGACCGGAAGCGGAAAGACCACGACGCTCTATGCCGCGATCAGCGAAATGAACATTCAGGAAGATAAACTGATCACCATCGAAGATCCGGTGGAGTATCAGTTGCCGGGGGTCGTGCAAATCCCGGTGAACGAAAAGAAGGGTCTGACGTTCGCCCGTGGGTTGCGGTCGATTCTGCGACACGATCCGGACAAGATCATGGTCGGTGAAATTCGTGATGCGGAAACGGCGCAGATCGCCATTCAATCGGCCTTGACCGGCCATTTGGTGTTGACGACGGTGCACGCCAATAACGTGTTCGATGTGATTGGACGTTTCGCCTCGATGGGGATCGATTCCTACAACTTTCTGGCGGCGTTGACCTGCGTTCTGGCGCAACGGCTGATTCGGGTGATCTGTCCCGATTGCCGGCATCAGGTTGTCCTTGACCAGGCGCTCGCGGAGGAATCCGGCCTCGACTACGATGAGTTCAAGAGCGCGCCGTTCTATGAGGGGAAAGGGTGTTCGGAATGCCACGACACCGGCTATCGGGGCCGCAAGTGTATTACTGAATTTCTCGACCTGACGGACGAGATCAAGGAAATGATTCTGGCCGATCGTGCGTTGTCGGAGATCCGGTACCGCGCGGTCACGGACGGCATGATCACGTTGCGGCAATCCGCCGTGAAGAAAGTGCTGGCCGGCGAGACCACGCTTCGTGAAATCAACCGCGTGACGTTTAGCGAAGAGCGATAA